A region of Chitinophaga horti DNA encodes the following proteins:
- a CDS encoding Rv1355c family protein, with product MIQNRVNRDKREQLEYTPAFYRLGDAVQKQALIQLLEQQEDIQVFDELDIQLRELMKIQHPTRKLTTEEITELAAARLGNTPAEEYGVWVYFPWARRVVHIVDEQEFIELRTARNMQKITREERDQLATRKLGIIGLSVGQSIALTLVMERLCGELRLADFDALELSNMNRIRTGIYNLNVPKVVIAAREIAELDPFIKVKCYADGATDDNLSDFLTGDGKLDLLIEECDGIDIKIISRIKAKALQIPVVMEMNDRGMLDIERYDLQPDYPMMHGLIPDIDINTLKNLTNEEKVPILGPMVDMHNMSPRMKQSLAEIGKSITTWPQLASSVVLGGAMVADTVRRILLGQLTASGRYYVDFEQIIK from the coding sequence ATGATCCAGAACCGCGTCAACAGAGACAAAAGAGAACAGCTTGAATATACCCCGGCATTTTACCGGTTGGGGGATGCCGTGCAGAAACAGGCTTTGATCCAATTGCTCGAGCAGCAGGAGGATATACAGGTATTTGATGAACTGGATATACAGCTGAGAGAGCTGATGAAGATCCAACACCCTACCAGGAAGTTAACGACTGAAGAAATAACCGAACTGGCAGCCGCCCGTCTTGGCAACACGCCGGCAGAAGAATACGGCGTTTGGGTGTACTTTCCCTGGGCACGCCGTGTAGTACACATCGTTGACGAACAGGAGTTTATTGAACTTCGCACCGCCCGTAACATGCAGAAGATCACCCGCGAAGAGCGCGATCAGCTCGCCACCCGCAAGCTGGGTATCATCGGTTTATCTGTAGGGCAATCGATCGCACTAACGCTGGTGATGGAACGCCTGTGCGGAGAGTTACGCCTGGCCGACTTCGATGCGCTGGAGTTATCTAACATGAACCGCATACGCACGGGGATTTATAACCTGAATGTACCGAAGGTAGTGATCGCAGCCAGGGAAATAGCGGAACTGGATCCCTTTATCAAAGTGAAATGTTACGCGGATGGCGCTACTGACGACAACCTCAGCGACTTCTTAACCGGCGACGGTAAATTAGACCTGCTGATAGAAGAATGCGACGGAATCGACATCAAGATCATCAGCCGTATTAAGGCCAAAGCTTTACAAATACCAGTGGTGATGGAAATGAACGACCGGGGCATGCTGGATATTGAACGTTACGATTTGCAGCCCGATTACCCGATGATGCACGGACTTATTCCGGATATTGACATAAACACATTGAAAAACCTGACAAACGAAGAAAAAGTGCCCATTCTCGGCCCGATGGTTGACATGCATAATATGTCTCCCAGGATGAAACAATCCCTGGCTGAAATAGGAAAATCTATTACGACATGGCCCCAGCTGGCCTCTTCTGTCGTTTTAGGAGGGGCAATGGTCGCCGACACCGTGCGCCGCATCCTCCTCGGGCAACTCACTGCATCCGGCAGGTACTATGTGGATTTTGAACAGATCATTAAATAA
- a CDS encoding sensor histidine kinase, translated as MKNNRIRILYIDDEVHNLNAFMASFRRNYEIYIANSAQEGKQVLKGIDVHIIIADQKMPTTTGVEFFNEIKNVLPDPIRILLTGYTDVEDIIDAINKGHIYSYIKKPWDEQELHRTINNAYEIYSARKQLKEKIVELEKTNDELNRFIYSTSHDLRSPLMSVLGIINLSRLDNSVTDPNGYMNMIEMCVTRLDGFIQKIIEYYRNSRLELEFERIDFNNLIKDCTDTFKHQNTAINFNVEVDQPVEFKGDTFRISVILNNLISNAVKYQKPEEENPTVNLIVKVEPHKASIRIEDNGIGILSEHLNNIFKMFFRSKNNNKPGSGIGLYIVKEALTKIGGTITVDSRYGEGTQFEITIPNRNEFDS; from the coding sequence ATGAAAAATAACCGTATCAGAATACTGTATATTGACGATGAGGTTCATAACCTGAACGCCTTTATGGCGAGCTTCCGCAGGAATTATGAGATCTACATCGCTAATTCTGCGCAGGAAGGGAAACAGGTGTTGAAAGGGATAGACGTTCATATTATTATCGCAGACCAGAAGATGCCCACCACCACGGGTGTGGAATTTTTCAACGAGATCAAGAACGTACTGCCCGACCCCATCCGCATATTGCTCACCGGTTACACCGATGTGGAGGATATAATTGACGCCATCAACAAAGGCCACATTTATTCTTACATCAAAAAGCCCTGGGATGAGCAGGAACTGCACCGGACCATCAACAATGCCTACGAGATCTATTCCGCGCGCAAGCAGCTGAAAGAAAAGATCGTGGAGCTGGAAAAAACGAACGACGAGTTAAACCGGTTCATCTATTCCACGTCGCACGACCTTCGTTCGCCATTGATGTCGGTATTAGGCATTATCAACCTCTCCCGCCTCGATAACAGCGTAACCGACCCCAACGGCTACATGAACATGATCGAGATGTGTGTGACCAGGCTGGACGGGTTCATTCAAAAGATTATCGAATATTACCGCAATTCCAGGCTGGAACTCGAGTTTGAAAGAATCGACTTCAACAACCTGATAAAAGATTGTACGGATACCTTTAAACACCAGAACACCGCTATCAACTTTAATGTGGAAGTAGACCAGCCGGTGGAGTTTAAGGGCGATACGTTCAGGATCAGTGTTATTTTAAATAACCTGATATCCAACGCTGTAAAATACCAGAAGCCGGAGGAAGAAAACCCTACTGTCAACCTCATTGTAAAAGTGGAGCCCCACAAGGCATCTATCCGTATAGAAGACAATGGCATCGGTATTTTGAGCGAACACCTGAACAACATCTTTAAGATGTTCTTCCGTTCCAAAAACAACAATAAACCCGGTAGCGGTATCGGTTTGTATATTGTAAAAGAAGCCCTTACGAAGATTGGCGGTACCATTACCGTGGATTCCAGGTATGGAGAAGGTACTCAATTTGAAATAACCATTCCGAACAGAAATGAATTCGATTCCTGA
- a CDS encoding ArnT family glycosyltransferase, with amino-acid sequence MKYLFIALAAALLFIPFIGAVHLFDWDEVNFAEAAREMIVSGNYTQVQIDFRAFWEKPPLFIWLQVLSMKIFGINEFAARFPNAIIGIATLVSFFAIGKKLVDEKFAWWWTLVYAGSWLPHFYFKSGIIDPTFNLFIFLSIYFAYRINWGTKPMRMAMLSGAMLGLAVLTKGPAAVIICVLCLLAYWIWNKFRIGIKVVHLLLISAFAAIIPLSWFGYEIISHGWWFVNEFLVYQVRLFSTPDAGHGGSFFYHWIVLLIGCFPASIFLVAAFRGRKGGQSVYTGENMELKDLKRWMWVLFWVVLILFSIVETKIVHYSSLCYFPLSFLAALYVYRLAEGKFSLRKWHVGLLIGIGCLLGILIAALPLVGLYAKELIPHIGDKFARANLEAVVPWHFAETGFGLFYVLAVIIGGVLLLRGKVRNGLLTLFFSSMFLIQVTMAHFVPKVELYSQNAAIEYFKQFAGKDVYVYPLNYHSYAHLFYAQKQPAPNVGQYDKEWLLNGAVDKPVYFICRINHKDKYIHHPNLELTGEKNGFVFFRRK; translated from the coding sequence ATGAAGTACCTGTTTATTGCCTTAGCGGCCGCTTTGCTTTTCATTCCTTTTATTGGAGCCGTACACCTATTTGACTGGGACGAGGTCAATTTTGCCGAAGCTGCGCGCGAAATGATCGTTTCCGGTAATTACACACAGGTACAGATCGATTTCCGCGCTTTCTGGGAAAAGCCGCCGCTGTTTATATGGCTACAGGTACTGAGCATGAAAATATTCGGCATCAATGAATTTGCCGCCCGCTTTCCTAACGCGATTATCGGTATCGCCACACTGGTAAGCTTCTTTGCCATCGGCAAAAAGCTGGTAGACGAAAAGTTCGCCTGGTGGTGGACGCTCGTGTACGCAGGCTCCTGGTTGCCGCACTTCTATTTTAAGTCAGGCATCATTGACCCGACGTTCAATCTCTTTATCTTCCTTTCCATCTATTTTGCCTACCGCATTAACTGGGGCACCAAACCGATGCGTATGGCCATGTTGAGTGGCGCTATGCTGGGACTCGCCGTACTTACGAAAGGTCCGGCTGCAGTCATCATTTGCGTATTGTGTTTACTTGCCTACTGGATCTGGAATAAGTTCCGCATCGGTATTAAAGTGGTACACCTCCTGTTGATCTCCGCTTTTGCAGCCATTATACCACTGTCGTGGTTCGGGTACGAGATCATTTCCCATGGCTGGTGGTTTGTAAATGAGTTCCTTGTTTACCAGGTGCGCCTGTTCAGCACGCCGGACGCCGGTCACGGAGGGTCTTTCTTTTACCACTGGATCGTGCTGCTCATAGGTTGTTTCCCTGCCAGCATCTTCCTGGTGGCGGCCTTTCGCGGCCGTAAGGGCGGACAGTCGGTTTACACCGGCGAAAATATGGAGCTGAAGGACCTAAAACGCTGGATGTGGGTGCTGTTTTGGGTGGTGTTGATCCTGTTTTCTATCGTGGAAACGAAGATCGTGCACTATTCGTCGCTGTGTTACTTCCCGCTTAGCTTCCTGGCAGCGCTGTATGTATACCGCCTGGCAGAAGGCAAGTTTTCGCTCCGCAAATGGCATGTAGGGCTGCTCATCGGCATCGGTTGCCTGCTGGGCATCCTGATCGCCGCCCTGCCGCTGGTAGGTTTATATGCCAAAGAATTAATCCCGCATATCGGCGACAAATTCGCCCGTGCTAACCTGGAAGCCGTTGTTCCCTGGCACTTTGCCGAAACCGGTTTTGGCCTGTTCTACGTACTGGCTGTGATCATTGGTGGCGTTTTATTGCTAAGGGGCAAAGTGCGCAATGGGCTGCTCACCCTGTTTTTTAGTTCGATGTTTTTGATACAGGTAACCATGGCGCACTTCGTGCCGAAGGTGGAACTGTACTCACAAAACGCCGCTATCGAATACTTTAAACAGTTTGCCGGTAAAGACGTGTACGTGTACCCGTTGAATTATCATAGCTACGCCCACCTGTTTTACGCACAAAAACAACCGGCACCAAATGTAGGCCAGTACGATAAAGAGTGGCTGTTAAACGGGGCGGTGGACAAACCCGTGTATTTCATCTGCCGCATCAATCACAAAGACAAATATATTCATCACCCTAACCTGGAACTGACAGGCGAAAAGAACGGTTTCGTCTTTTTCCGAAGAAAATAA
- a CDS encoding START-like domain-containing protein, with the protein MSKKVQYELEYPVRCSPGILYEFLSTPAGLQEWFADKVDFRDNVFSFSWNGSAEEAEVLEQEEEEFIRLHWLHAPKDEFFEFRIRISDVTNQTILIIKDFAEKKEVADQSQLWDYQIKDLFHRIGN; encoded by the coding sequence ATGTCAAAGAAAGTGCAATATGAGTTAGAATATCCGGTACGGTGCTCTCCAGGTATCTTATATGAGTTTTTGTCTACTCCCGCCGGATTACAGGAATGGTTTGCAGACAAAGTAGATTTCAGGGATAACGTGTTTTCCTTTTCCTGGAACGGCTCTGCAGAAGAAGCGGAGGTATTGGAACAAGAGGAAGAAGAATTCATCCGTTTACACTGGCTGCATGCGCCTAAAGATGAATTTTTTGAGTTCCGCATCCGCATATCTGATGTAACCAACCAGACTATCCTGATCATTAAAGATTTTGCAGAAAAGAAAGAAGTGGCTGACCAGAGCCAACTTTGGGATTACCAGATCAAAGACCTTTTCCACCGTATCGGAAATTAA
- a CDS encoding LptF/LptG family permease: MKKLDKLIIKAFLGPFIATFFVTLFVLIMQFLWKYIDDLVGKGLDTGTILELLLYTTTSLVPLALPLAVLLSSIMTFGNLGESFELVAIKSAGISLLRFIRPLLLVCVGIAIFAFLFSNYVIPVANLKSKSLLWRITNSKPAFNIKPGVFYTEIQNYTIKVAKKDADNQTIHQVMIYDRNGAGGFDNLTIAEKGKMQVSEDKRFLYFILENGWRYEERGPANNLEKNQLVRQGFKRYKKAFDLTQFGLNQTDEDRFKDNQQMLNVRQLDVAIDSLQKEEKTYQQRVNAYVSSRYGFYKWKDTGWMAKAPALKVDSFMQIIPDKDRRYVLERTEQTIREAQTNIGSLATEFKQRHSEVLLFKVEWQRKFTLAFACIVLFLIGAPLGSIIRKGGLGTPLVFAVIFFVIFNIFFMIGEKMARGGVMQTWSGMWLSNIVLMPIAAFLVYKAMNDSQLFNKEFYFRSWQKIKKLINNRKQQLTTK; encoded by the coding sequence GTGAAGAAACTCGATAAACTCATTATAAAAGCCTTCCTGGGCCCGTTCATCGCTACGTTTTTCGTAACGCTGTTCGTGCTGATCATGCAATTTCTCTGGAAATACATCGATGACCTGGTGGGTAAGGGACTGGATACCGGAACGATACTCGAACTGCTCCTGTACACCACCACCAGCCTGGTGCCGCTCGCCCTTCCCCTCGCCGTACTGCTGTCGTCTATCATGACGTTCGGCAACCTTGGTGAAAGCTTTGAACTGGTAGCCATCAAATCTGCCGGCATTTCCCTGCTTCGCTTTATTCGTCCCCTGCTCCTCGTGTGTGTGGGCATCGCCATATTTGCATTCCTGTTTTCGAATTACGTGATACCGGTAGCGAACCTCAAGTCGAAGTCACTGCTCTGGCGCATCACCAACTCGAAACCGGCTTTCAATATTAAGCCAGGCGTGTTTTATACAGAGATCCAGAACTATACCATCAAAGTAGCGAAAAAGGATGCCGACAACCAAACGATCCACCAGGTAATGATCTATGATCGCAACGGCGCCGGTGGTTTCGACAACCTCACCATTGCCGAAAAAGGTAAAATGCAGGTATCGGAAGACAAACGTTTCCTGTATTTCATCCTCGAGAATGGATGGCGGTATGAAGAGCGCGGCCCGGCAAACAACCTGGAAAAGAACCAGCTGGTGCGCCAGGGTTTTAAACGGTATAAAAAAGCGTTTGACCTTACCCAGTTCGGACTCAACCAAACGGACGAAGACCGTTTTAAAGACAATCAGCAAATGCTGAACGTGCGGCAGCTCGACGTGGCGATCGACTCCCTGCAGAAAGAAGAAAAAACCTATCAGCAACGGGTGAACGCCTATGTAAGCTCCCGTTACGGATTCTATAAATGGAAAGACACAGGCTGGATGGCCAAAGCGCCCGCTTTGAAAGTCGACAGCTTCATGCAGATCATACCCGACAAAGATCGGCGTTATGTATTGGAGAGAACCGAACAAACTATCCGCGAAGCACAAACGAACATCGGCTCGCTGGCTACCGAATTTAAACAAAGGCACAGCGAAGTGCTATTGTTTAAAGTAGAATGGCAACGTAAATTCACCCTGGCTTTCGCGTGTATCGTACTATTCCTGATTGGTGCACCGCTTGGCTCCATCATCCGGAAGGGCGGTTTGGGTACGCCACTCGTTTTTGCGGTGATATTCTTTGTAATATTCAACATTTTCTTTATGATTGGGGAGAAAATGGCGCGTGGTGGAGTAATGCAAACCTGGAGTGGTATGTGGCTGTCCAATATCGTATTGATGCCCATCGCCGCATTCCTTGTGTATAAAGCGATGAACGATTCACAGCTCTTTAATAAAGAGTTCTATTTCCGTTCATGGCAAAAAATTAAGAAATTGATAAACAACAGAAAACAACAGCTTACAACTAAATAA
- a CDS encoding sigma-70 family RNA polymerase sigma factor, whose product MRQLKITKSITNRESQSLEKYLQEIGKVDLITPEEEVNLAIRIKQGDQRALEKLTKANLRFVVSVAKQYQNQGLSLSDLINEGNLGLIKAAQRFDETRGFKFISYAVWWIRQSILQALAEQSRIVRLPLNKVGLSNKISKAYSQLEQEFEREPSPDELATILEINTEEVEATLGVAARHVSMDAPFIDGEDNSLLDVLENPNASSADEELDHHDSLRREIERSLSTLTDRQKDVIILYFGIAVEHPMSLEDIGEKFGLTRERVRQIKDKAITKLRTTSRSKLLRNYLGS is encoded by the coding sequence ATGCGCCAACTAAAAATCACCAAATCTATCACGAACCGGGAGTCTCAGTCTCTCGAGAAGTATTTGCAGGAGATCGGCAAAGTAGATCTGATTACGCCTGAAGAAGAGGTGAACCTGGCCATCCGCATTAAACAGGGCGACCAGCGCGCTTTGGAGAAACTCACCAAAGCTAACCTGCGTTTCGTGGTATCTGTTGCCAAACAGTATCAGAACCAGGGCTTGTCACTCAGTGATCTGATCAATGAAGGTAACCTCGGTCTCATCAAAGCTGCACAGCGTTTCGATGAAACCCGCGGTTTCAAATTCATTTCCTACGCTGTTTGGTGGATTCGCCAGTCAATTCTGCAGGCTTTGGCCGAACAGTCGCGCATTGTACGTTTGCCGCTGAACAAAGTTGGCTTGTCTAACAAGATCAGTAAAGCATATTCCCAGCTGGAACAGGAGTTTGAAAGGGAGCCGTCTCCTGACGAACTGGCTACCATCCTGGAAATCAATACAGAAGAAGTAGAGGCTACGCTGGGCGTTGCTGCCCGTCACGTATCGATGGATGCACCTTTTATCGACGGGGAAGATAACTCCCTGCTGGACGTGCTCGAAAATCCGAACGCATCCAGTGCGGACGAGGAGCTGGATCACCATGACTCCCTGCGCCGCGAGATCGAGCGCTCACTTTCTACCCTTACAGACAGGCAGAAAGATGTAATTATCCTGTATTTCGGTATCGCAGTTGAACATCCGATGTCACTGGAAGATATCGGCGAAAAGTTTGGTTTAACCCGTGAAAGGGTGCGCCAGATCAAGGATAAGGCGATCACGAAACTGCGTACCACCTCCCGTAGCAAACTGCTGAGAAACTATCTCGGTAGCTGA
- a CDS encoding superoxide dismutase has product MDKREFLKIAGIAGAAAMVSPKGLFAQSAATPGILDQKAPFTLPELPYAYGALEPSIDKMTMEIHHDKHHAAYVKNLNDALPGTAYASLSLEQIMAKVTEKDKAIRNNGGGHYNHSLFWTILGKGGGKPSAKLAKAIEKAFGSMEQFQTKFNDAAKTQFGSGWAWLIVKKDESLAVAATPNQDNPLMTQIVKETGTPILGLDVWEHAYYLKYQNKRPDYISAFWNVINWAEVEKRYEAALK; this is encoded by the coding sequence ATGGACAAAAGAGAATTTCTCAAGATCGCCGGTATTGCAGGAGCAGCCGCCATGGTAAGCCCCAAAGGTTTATTTGCACAGTCGGCCGCTACGCCGGGTATCCTGGACCAGAAAGCGCCCTTTACCCTGCCGGAGCTTCCATACGCCTATGGCGCTTTGGAACCCAGCATCGATAAAATGACGATGGAGATCCACCACGATAAGCACCATGCAGCTTATGTGAAGAACCTGAACGATGCCTTGCCTGGTACGGCTTATGCATCGCTGAGCCTGGAGCAGATCATGGCTAAGGTGACAGAAAAAGACAAAGCGATCCGCAATAACGGTGGCGGCCACTATAACCACAGCCTGTTCTGGACGATCCTCGGCAAAGGAGGCGGAAAGCCTTCCGCAAAACTGGCTAAAGCCATCGAAAAGGCTTTTGGCTCAATGGAGCAGTTCCAGACTAAATTCAATGATGCTGCAAAGACACAGTTCGGTTCCGGCTGGGCATGGCTCATCGTGAAGAAGGATGAATCGCTGGCCGTAGCCGCTACACCTAACCAGGACAATCCCCTGATGACGCAGATCGTGAAGGAAACAGGTACACCTATCCTGGGCCTTGATGTGTGGGAACATGCGTATTACCTGAAATACCAGAACAAACGCCCCGACTACATTTCCGCTTTCTGGAATGTGATTAACTGGGCCGAAGTAGAAAAACGGTATGAGGCTGCACTGAAATAG
- a CDS encoding phosphatase PAP2 family protein yields MFFTKEELFIGINQVHAPFADHFFSWITWLGDGWAFGVMLAVLLAMRKYRLFLMGGITLLLVALFVQVLKHKLGAPRPMAYFTDTSIIHTVEWVRVHKSLSFPSGHTATAFAMCCFLAMTLRNKTASLCLFVVALVAGWSRIYLAQHFFEDVYIGSMIGTFSCMLVLFAFHLMKGRTPRSGRLRETEPAIPAQGIGAMA; encoded by the coding sequence GTGTTCTTTACAAAAGAAGAACTGTTTATCGGCATCAACCAGGTGCACGCTCCCTTTGCCGACCACTTTTTTTCGTGGATTACCTGGCTGGGAGATGGTTGGGCATTCGGTGTTATGCTCGCCGTTCTGCTGGCTATGCGTAAGTACCGGCTGTTCCTGATGGGCGGCATTACGCTGTTACTGGTAGCACTGTTTGTACAAGTACTCAAACACAAGCTGGGCGCACCGAGACCAATGGCCTACTTCACGGACACGAGCATTATTCACACCGTAGAATGGGTAAGGGTGCACAAATCACTCAGCTTCCCTTCCGGACATACGGCCACGGCATTTGCCATGTGCTGCTTCCTCGCCATGACATTGCGGAATAAAACCGCGTCGCTTTGCTTGTTTGTAGTAGCTTTAGTGGCCGGCTGGTCACGCATCTACCTGGCGCAGCACTTTTTCGAAGACGTGTATATCGGGAGTATGATCGGCACCTTTAGCTGCATGCTGGTATTATTCGCCTTCCACCTGATGAAAGGAAGAACGCCGCGTTCCGGCCGCCTGCGCGAAACGGAACCCGCCATACCTGCCCAGGGCATCGGTGCCATGGCATAA
- a CDS encoding sensor histidine kinase produces MLKRLIYLLLLVLFAANASKAAGPIVVTDSKKLMKIGKSLELYVDKTNKLTIEQVQEKVFRASDQDVPNLMITPYTHWARFSVENRSGSDVLLLELEYPTLDDICLYEQQHGGGFIKTELGTMKPYRERSYDHQNYIFKLQVNTGETRHYYLAIRADEQAQLPIYLSTETAINEKNTQRNFIFGIYIGIILVMALYNLFIYLTTRDSSYLIYVAYIVCVGLTQASQQGYTFRFLYPNNVWLVRHDTVFIPILNGITAALFIQSFLHTKERYPLGHKLLHGVTLFYVLCFIPMFFDAYMVAQVWVQIVAMSGSLIAIFAGVVVHRTGFKPARYFLIAWGIFLTSVVIFVMRNFNLLPYNDFTYYALQVGSAAEVTLLSFALANKINIYRKEKEESAALALQVSQENEQLVREQNAVLEAKVQERTEELQSSNKELNKALSNLKSAQTQLVEAEKMASLGQLTAGIAHEINNPINFVTSNIKPLKLDFADLRSLLRKYEEMESAPADTIPKQIQEIQRFKQEIDIDYVHNEIDTLITGIEDGAARTAEIVRGLRTFSRLDESDLKTVDVHEGLNSTLVLLRNTIPQHVTVVRDYGELPKIECYAGKLNQVFLNIINNALNAIKMKPEQGEESVTIRTRHHVDSNQVSISIKDSGIGMTEKVKEKIFDPFFTTKDVGEGTGLGLSIVFSIIEKHQGRILVESQPGKGAEFIIYLPLNISNHSSQQTL; encoded by the coding sequence ATGTTAAAACGCCTCATCTATTTACTGCTATTAGTCCTTTTCGCCGCCAACGCCAGTAAGGCAGCAGGCCCCATTGTCGTTACGGACAGTAAGAAACTGATGAAAATCGGTAAGTCGCTGGAGCTGTACGTCGATAAAACCAACAAACTCACCATCGAGCAGGTGCAGGAAAAAGTGTTCAGGGCCTCTGACCAGGACGTGCCCAACCTGATGATCACTCCCTACACCCACTGGGCGCGCTTTTCGGTGGAAAACAGATCGGGCAGCGACGTGCTGCTGCTGGAGCTGGAGTACCCTACGCTCGATGATATATGCCTGTACGAGCAGCAACACGGCGGCGGCTTTATTAAAACAGAGCTGGGCACCATGAAGCCCTACCGCGAACGTTCCTACGATCACCAGAACTACATCTTTAAGTTGCAGGTAAATACCGGTGAAACCCGCCACTACTACCTGGCCATACGCGCCGATGAGCAGGCGCAGTTGCCGATATACCTTTCTACCGAAACAGCCATCAACGAAAAGAACACACAACGTAACTTCATTTTCGGGATATACATCGGTATCATCCTGGTAATGGCCCTCTATAACCTGTTTATTTACCTAACCACCCGCGATTCCAGCTACCTTATTTACGTAGCCTATATCGTTTGCGTAGGCCTTACGCAGGCGTCGCAGCAGGGCTATACGTTCCGGTTCCTGTACCCTAACAACGTTTGGCTGGTGCGGCACGACACCGTATTTATCCCGATCCTGAACGGGATAACGGCGGCCTTGTTCATACAGTCGTTCCTGCATACGAAAGAGCGTTACCCGCTCGGCCATAAATTGCTGCACGGCGTTACACTCTTCTACGTACTCTGCTTTATCCCCATGTTCTTTGACGCTTACATGGTGGCACAGGTATGGGTGCAGATAGTGGCCATGAGCGGATCGCTGATCGCGATCTTCGCGGGCGTGGTGGTGCACCGCACGGGCTTTAAACCCGCCAGGTACTTCCTGATCGCCTGGGGTATATTCCTTACCAGCGTGGTGATATTTGTGATGCGCAACTTTAACCTGTTGCCGTACAACGACTTCACCTATTACGCACTGCAGGTGGGCTCCGCAGCAGAAGTAACCCTGCTGTCGTTCGCCCTCGCCAACAAGATCAACATCTACCGGAAGGAAAAAGAAGAATCCGCCGCCCTCGCCCTGCAGGTATCGCAGGAGAACGAGCAGCTGGTAAGAGAACAAAACGCCGTCCTCGAGGCGAAGGTGCAGGAACGTACGGAGGAGCTGCAATCCTCCAATAAAGAACTGAACAAAGCCCTCAGTAACCTTAAATCAGCCCAAACACAGCTGGTGGAGGCCGAAAAAATGGCATCCCTTGGTCAGCTGACGGCCGGTATCGCCCACGAGATCAACAACCCGATCAACTTCGTTACTTCTAATATCAAACCGCTGAAGCTCGACTTCGCCGACCTCCGCTCGCTGTTACGTAAGTACGAGGAAATGGAATCGGCCCCGGCGGATACCATCCCGAAGCAGATACAGGAGATACAACGCTTCAAGCAGGAAATAGATATCGACTATGTGCATAATGAGATCGATACCCTTATTACCGGTATTGAGGACGGCGCCGCCCGTACCGCCGAGATCGTACGTGGGTTACGCACCTTCAGCCGCCTGGACGAGAGCGATCTTAAGACCGTAGACGTGCACGAAGGCCTCAACTCCACACTGGTACTACTCCGCAACACCATACCCCAGCACGTTACCGTCGTGCGGGACTATGGGGAACTGCCAAAGATCGAGTGTTACGCGGGCAAATTGAACCAGGTGTTCCTCAACATCATCAATAACGCGCTTAACGCCATTAAAATGAAGCCTGAGCAGGGAGAAGAGTCGGTTACCATCCGTACACGGCACCACGTGGACTCCAACCAGGTTAGCATCAGCATAAAGGATTCCGGTATAGGCATGACCGAGAAGGTAAAAGAAAAGATATTCGACCCCTTCTTCACCACCAAAGACGTGGGCGAAGGCACCGGGTTGGGCCTGTCCATCGTATTTAGCATCATAGAGAAGCACCAGGGAAGAATTTTAGTAGAGTCTCAACCTGGTAAAGGAGCAGAATTTATTATATATTTACCTTTAAATATCTCGAACCATTCGTCTCAACAAACCCTTTGA